The following DNA comes from Candidatus Methylacidiphilales bacterium.
ATTAACAGCAGAAGGCTGTCATCCCCCCTGTTTGAGGACAGACAGGATTTTGGACGAAAGTTCGCGGGGGTTGAAAGGTTTTTGCAGGAAACCGGCGAGGCCTTTGCCGGAAAAACGGTCCGTGGCATCTTTCTCGCTGTAGCCGCTCATGAGAACCACAGGGGTATGTTTGCATATCCGGCGGATTTCACGAAATGTTTCCTCTCCATCGAGGTGGGGCATGGTCATATCCAGCAATACTAGGTGAATCGCGCCGACTTGCTCCTTGAACAGATCGATTCCGACGCGGCCGTTTTCCGCAACGATCGAGGTGAATCCATGGCTTTCCAGGATGCGCCGACTCAATGTACGGATTGTTTCGTCATCGTCAATGATCAGAATTGTGCCGCTGCCGCGTGAAGCCACGGTGGTCACGGCGGGTTTACGGATTTCTTCTGCTGGAACGGAAGGACGGTAGGGCAATAGAAATTTGAAGGTAGTTCCCTTGCCTGGCTCGGTGTACACTTTTAACGCTCCCTTGTGTCCCTGCGCAATGCCCAGGACAGCCGCGAGGCCGAGGCCGCGCCCGGTGAATTTGGTGGTGAAAAAAGGGTCGAAGATAAGAGGCAAATTTTTGGATTCGATGCCCGAGCCGGTGTCCGAGACTTCCATATAGATGAAGTCTCCTTCCGATATGCCGGCGGAATGCCGGGTGCCGGCCAGGTAGGAAGCATCCGCATGCATGATGCCCGTGGTGATCGAGATCACACCGCTTTTGTCGCCGATGGCGTCGGAAGCGTTGATCACAAGGTTTAAAATCACCTGCCGCATCTGGGCAATGTCCACTTCCAAGAGCGGGACGAGGGGATTCAGGTGGTATTTGATGACGATATGCTTGTTGATCGAAATGCCCAAAAGATGGTTCATGTCTTCGATCATCTTGTTGAGGTTGATCGATTTTACTTCAAAGCGGCCCCGGCCCGAATAGGCCAGCATTTGTCGGCACAGATCCGCCGCCTGGAGGCAGACATTTTCCGCGCGCGCAAGGTTTTCACGCGCCTGGCTTTCCGGTGGCAGGGACATCAATGCCAGGCTCGTGTTGCCCAGAATGCCGGTCAGCATGTTGTTGAAATCATGGGCGATGCCGCCCGCCATGAGGCCGAGGCTTTCGAGCCTCTGGGCATCCAGCATTTTCTTTTCCAGCTCGATGCGGTGGGCTTCCTCCTTTTTGCGGAGGGTGATGTCCCGGAAAGCCGAAAGATAAAGCTGTTGTCCGGAGGGGAGCTGGAAGGGACTATAAGAAACCTCCAAGTCCAGCGTATGACCGGAGCGCAAGGTTTTCTGGGTTTCCATCATCTTTTTGGCGGATGGACTTTTCATTCTTTCAAGATAATCGGCTTGTTGCACCTCCGGATCCGTGCCGTCGTACACAATCCCGATGGGTTGGCCGATGACGTCCGCCGCTTCAACTTCAAAAATACGGCAAAAGGACGGGTTGACGTTGAGAATGATGCCATTGGCATCCGTCAGGCGCATTCCATCGGAGGAATTATCCCAAATGGAACGGAAAAGCTCATGCTCGCGCTGGGACCTTTCCTGGGCTTCCTTCAGTTCCGTGATATCGCGGGAGACGCAGACAAGGCCGATGATGTTGCCCGATGCATCGCGCAGCGGGCTTTTGCTGTCCAGATAGTTGCGGGTCTTGCCATCGGTTTGGATCGAAAACAGCCTCAGGTTTTCGAGAACCAGACCTTCCTGGATAATGCGGACTTCCTCATTTTTGATCACCGGAAGCAACGGGGCGGCTTCGGGAGGACGAACTTCGTCGAAAGTTTTTCCGAGCAAATCCTCGTCTGGCGGAAAAGAAAACAAGCGGCGTTTGCTGTTGTTGACCAGCATGTAGCGGCGG
Coding sequences within:
- a CDS encoding PAS domain S-box protein; its protein translation is MDTNDDLPSLSTLGLVESVNELALCHSHDKLFENAIALGRKKIKIDRLAIWNYEPAHNTISGTFGTDETGSLRDERHIRHLVDGKNTTDPEVWSKDLLDSLIVEARKKNIAACHCAEIPQKKAGNKKTGCLQRALALIPNGSTPFRFLLADNLLTRRKFKPADLALIQLYCSSIGILLGQLAAKEAILNERNLLQSVIDSIPDPLYVKDLNRRYMLVNNSKRRLFSFPPDEDLLGKTFDEVRPPEAAPLLPVIKNEEVRIIQEGLVLENLRLFSIQTDGKTRNYLDSKSPLRDASGNIIGLVCVSRDITELKEAQERSQREHELFRSIWDNSSDGMRLTDANGIILNVNPSFCRIFEVEAADVIGQPIGIVYDGTDPEVQQADYLERMKSPSAKKMMETQKTLRSGHTLDLEVSYSPFQLPSGQQLYLSAFRDITLRKKEEAHRIELEKKMLDAQRLESLGLMAGGIAHDFNNMLTGILGNTSLALMSLPPESQARENLARAENVCLQAADLCRQMLAYSGRGRFEVKSINLNKMIEDMNHLLGISINKHIVIKYHLNPLVPLLEVDIAQMRQVILNLVINASDAIGDKSGVISITTGIMHADASYLAGTRHSAGISEGDFIYMEVSDTGSGIESKNLPLIFDPFFTTKFTGRGLGLAAVLGIAQGHKGALKVYTEPGKGTTFKFLLPYRPSVPAEEIRKPAVTTVASRGSGTILIIDDDETIRTLSRRILESHGFTSIVAENGRVGIDLFKEQVGAIHLVLLDMTMPHLDGEETFREIRRICKHTPVVLMSGYSEKDATDRFSGKGLAGFLQKPFNPRELSSKILSVLKQGG